The nucleotide window acagAGAAGAGACCCTCAGTGACTCCCTTACCGACACTCTGACAGGCAGAACAAGAGAAAACTCACCAGGGCTGAGCGCTGAGCTCCTACACGctgccatctctctctctccttctcttcctgcTGATCTGAAGGGCAGGACTATGTCCTCTCAGTGGCTCTTGATAAAATATTTAGTGGGTTCAGTTAATGATTAACTCACCAGGGCAGAATGAAGTCTTGGGCGCCGCCTGATATGAACGTTTCTGGTATATCTCATCACTTcggaattttaaaaaaactttaaaaattatttttcataagcAAACTCTCGTTTGGGGTTCTGGAAAGTTGATCTAAAAGGAtctccaaagcactttacagtcaGGGACCCCACTTCATCCCACCTGAAAACAACTGAGAAGAGGGAATTTGGGGAGTACAGACCGAACCCCGACTAAGCAACAcccctgaccagcagtcaggacactggggtcacacccctactctcacacacagtgtcctggatctgtactgaccagcagtcgggacactggggtccacacccctactctcacacacagtgtcctgatctgtactgaccagcagtcgggacactggggtccacacccctactctcacacacagtgtcctgatctgtactgaccagcagtcgggacactggggtcacacccctactctcacacacagtgtcctgatctgtcctgaccagcagtcgggacactggggtccacacccccctctcacacacagtgtcctgatctgtactgaccagcagtcgggacactggggtccacacccctactctcacacagtgtcctgatctgtactgaccagcagtcgggacactggggtccacacccctactctcacacacagtgtcctgatctgtactgaccagcagtcgggacactggggtcacacccccactctcacacacagtgtcctgatctgtactgaccagcagtcgggacactggggtccacacccctactctcacacacagtgtcctgatctgtactgaccagcagtcgggacactggggtccacacccctactctcacacacagtgtcctgatctgtactgacctgCAGtctggacactggggtccacacccctactctcacacacagtgtcctgatctgtactgaccagcagtcgggacactggggtcacacccctactctcacacacagtgtcctgatctgtactgaccagcagtcgggacactggggtccacacccctactctcacacacagtgtcctgatctgtactgaccagcagtcgggacactggggtccacacccctactctcacacacagtgtcctgatctgtactgacctgcagtcgggacactggggtccacacccctactctcacacacagtgtcctgatctgtactgaccagcagtcaggacactgtGGTCCACACCCGTCTGGATCAATGAAGTCAATGAGGCGCTGCAGTACTGCACTGTCCCTGCCAGGGGGAGACAAGGCACCAGAAGTCAGAGGCCGgagtgtgcagctctttacaggtcctggggatcccactaccgccaccagtgtgcagctctttacagatcatggggatcccactaccgccaccagtgtgcagccccacctggatgatgccccagtcctctccccacacaccagctctcagtggggaggagagcagagggatggagccagttcagagaggggggttattaagaggccatgattggtaagggccaatgagaaatttggttTTAcggtctagtgtccccgtcactatactggggcattaggacccacatggaccacagggtgagcaccccctactggccccactaacacctcttccagcagcatatcgaaaccaaaattatcctgcagctaggatcacaccttcccccttctcttaacgacagactactcttcttctaaattttctccattcattggaagtttcattccacacctctctacacccattctgacttcacacctcttgattggcctctctttctgtcccctgctcccgcctctcactcctcctctctctacattacctttgcctactgccctgtctctctcaacacctgaagaaggctccacggccaaaacgttgttttcttctcttttcagctggaagaaacgtttacttgttcctttcgaTGGCTGTTTaggttatttctttttattcttgtttgCCTGACAATGCCGAGATCATCTTGTCCTCACGTTCAGTGAGACGGCACCAAGTGCTGCATTTAATGACATTTGCGTTCAGAAAAAATGTGCAAACCTGTCTGAACTGACATTGTGAATTTTGGATCAATTCTTCACGTCCCCCTTTTCTCTTTCAGAGGGTTCTATCTTCCAGTGTCGCTCTGGGCCTGCTAACGTATTGATTATGCTAAGAGCCTGTGGATAGATTGGTGCCCGAGTTTGGTAGTTGTGTAGTGTGTACGAGCAGTCAAAAGCAGACGTCCTGTGTGCCTTCTAAGCCTTATTTCTTGGTTCTGGGTGTTTGGGGAAAATCTAAACTGCATTCAGGATGACTTTTACAATTTGCgaaaagttgaagaaaagtttcAGAAGCTAACAGGACACAAGATGGTTGAATCTCTCAGTCTGAAGACCAGTAAGATCAGTGACTCAGTAATACAGCATACAGATGATCGGTGGTGATGTAACtggagtgtgacagcacgttctagactTTTAGGAAGAAAGGGTcagttggagatggggtgaaaattaagattttgtgcaagggggtaatggcagcagttttgaggaccgttggtacaacaccagtgctcatggattcatgtataatattgaggacaatgggacagagagaagagaaacaggactggaatgaagtggtgggaatgggatctaaaatagatgtggtgggtttcatgtgcgtaactagtttgttgagggatgctgagtcaagaagagagaagctggagagaagggaaccagagaagttggatgaggagggaggaggtatggaaatgatatgtgcagtggagagaatgtgatgtgcACGTTGCGCAAAAATCATTTTATCCTTGAGCTCGGGggttttgtggtgaaattgtgtaaaagtgtctatcaaTGAGCTCAGGGGGTTTGTGGTAAAGTTGTGTAAAAATCTTTATCATTGTGTACAagtgtgtttttatcattgagctcggggggtttgaggtgaaattgtgtaaaagtctctttttatcattgagctcggggggtttgaggtgaaattgtgtaaaagtctctttatcattgagctcggggggtttgaggtgaaattgtgtaaaagtgtctttttatcattgagctcggggggtttgaggtgaaattgtgtaaaagtgtctttttatcattgagctcggggggtttgaggtgaaattgtgtaaaagtgtctttttatcattgtgctcgggggggttgtggtgaaattgtgtaaaattgtctatcattgagctcgtggggtttgtggtgaaattgtgtaaaagtgtctttttatcattgagctcagggggtttgaggtaaaattgtgtaaaagtttcCTTCtcattgagctcagggggtttgtggtgaaattttgtaaaagtgtatttttatcattgtgctcgaggggtttgtggtgaaattgtgtaaaagtgacTGTTTATCACTGTTCTAGGGGGGTTTgttgtgaaattgtgtaaaagtgtctttatcattgagctcggggggGTTTGTgatgaaattgtgtaaaagtgtctttttatcattgtgcttgGGGgggttgtggtgaaattgtgtaaacgTGTCTatcattgaggtgaaattgtgtaaattgTGTCAAAGtctttatcattgtgctcgggggtttgtggtgaaattgtgtaaaagtgtctatcattgagctcgCGGTGTTTCAGgtcaaattgtgtaaaagtgtctgttaatcattgagctcggggggtttgtggtgaaattgtgtaaaagtgtctgtcATTGAGCTtggggggtttgtggtgaaattgtatacaactgtatttttattattgttttcggGGGTGGTtgtggtaaaattgtgtaaaagtgtctttttatcattgtgctcggggtgttttgtggtgaaattgtgtaaaagtgtctgtcattgagctcgggctgtttgtggtgaaattgtgtaaaagtgtctgtcattgagctcgggctgtttgtggtgaaattgtgtaaaagtgtctgtcattgagctcgggctgtttgtggtgaaattgtgtaaaagtctcTTTATCATTGTGTTTATGGggtttgtgtaaaagtgtctatcataGAACTCGGGGTGTTTGAGGTAGAATTGTGTAAACGTGTCTTTTTATCACTGAGCTTGGGGGTTTGTTGTGAAATTgtgaaagtgtctttttatcattgtgctcaGGGAGGGTTTAtggtgaaattgtgtagaaGTCTTTTTATGATTGTGCTTATGGGGTTGTGGAGATATTGTGGTTTTTGGGTGTAAAAGTCTTATTGTTCACACGTTGCTGCTGTGATGTGgcctttcgcctgtaggtggcgctctgtccagtcatttttaaatgtaccagTCCTGATGGATGACTGTACACATCCTCAGTGAAGGGGAATATCTAATTAGTTACTCTCCAAatagcatttttgtatgaaacatttaaagaaatcgacaaccacttttcaaaacgcacAATAACACAGACTGGCATGTTTGACAACGAGTAAATAAGACACAGGCGAAACGAGAATTCACCATCACTTTCTGCATGTTTACCGTGACCTGTCCTGATCATGAGAAGTCTCAGACGCGTCTCTTCACCAGACAGTTTAATACAGCAGTTCTACATGGGACCGGTGTGAGAGTATGTGGGTAACAGTGATGGCTCTCTCTGCTGTACTGCTgtggccctccctcctgatgaCACAATCGTCTCACACTTCACCTTCACAGACACAAGCTCCatgtgtttgtggtgaaattgtgggtCTGTTGGTGTGAAAGTTTATTATTGAGCTCACTGAACTGATCTCGAAGGCCACTTTAATTTCAGTTGGCGTCTGACATTTTGAGTGAAATTGTAGTTTTGTTGGTTTAAATGTGCTGTTTCTTTGACTTGCCGGCTTGTTTAGCTGATATTTGTATTTCCTCCTTCTGAAGTAAatatcaagtgtttttttaaagaaattgtaGGATACCGGTGTATCGAAGTGGCTCCGGTTTCGCTGCGGCACATGTCAGATCCAGGGCTGATAGAAACAGTTTGATCAATAAATGAGCTAAAAACCGATTGACATTTGCTGCACTTCAGCTGAACAGAAACAACGTTTTCAAACCGTCTATATTGGAGGTTTGCATCACCACTGCTAAAATCGACAGAAACAATGTCGTAAAGACGTGTTTTCGAGGTTTGCTTCGGTTCAGATGACACCTcaaatacagtaatatggtaTAAAAATAAGTGACAGGAAATACGCTGTGCTGAAACTCTGTATGATGACGTATTCTTGAAGGTTTATTTGGGTTCAGGTAAAGAGAAATGAAAGTTTTATAAACACTTATTTTGGAGGTGTGTTTCACTCCAGGGGAAGTGAGCAGAAACTAAACCAAAGAAATGCAAGAACAGGGCGTACAGATGCGTTATGAAAGGGTGTTCTGGATGTGTGACTCACGTGTGCCCGTGTCACTGCTGTGTGTGACAGTGGATTCCTCTCCGTCGCCCCTCAGGCGTTCCTGGGTCTCCTCTCCGTGGTGCAGCTAGACTGTAAAGAGTGCGCTGGAGAGGATTGAGCTGCTGCGGTGGAGGAGTGTGAGATGTGCTGAGTGTGAGACTGACGAGCGCAGGCGAGCGGCGGCTCTCGCCTTCCTCCCGAACTTTGGTTTGAAACCTCCTGAACGCTCATAGCAAGGTCAGTCGGTCGGTGTCCTTAAGTGTTTTGATCGCCTGTTATTCCTCTCATCGTCCAGGCAGGGGTGTTGAGGTCCGCCCGTCTTCGGCACGTTCAGAGAGACCGACCCTGTGAGCGCAcacgggggagagagagaggaggagcaggccccACTTCCAGCCTCTCGCTCTTTCACAGCCCCGTTCCTGAGGACCAGAGCGTCTCTCGTCAGCAGGGCCTCGCGCCTGCAGGTGACTGAAGTGTGCTTTTATAtacaggtgagagagagtgcACAAGAATCGTCAGAAGTCAACACCGTTCGTTACAGATGGATGATGTCCAAGGTCACCCAGAAATAGAGCACGACAGGTCACTCAGaggaaaggtatttttaatttttcactggCGTATGGATCTACCAAGTACAGAAGCCagacaaaaaacattgaaatgcaATTTGAAATTCACACTGACGTGTTGAGAACTGTTCCTTAGAAGCATTTGATCTGTGTTCAGATCTTCTGCTAAGGAGATGTGGTCAGGAAAGGCAGAGACGCCTTCTCTCGTCTGACCGTTGTCTGCAAACCCTGAGGTGTCCTGCGGTCTTTATGATCTATAATCACACTTTCCCCTGTGGACATTAAATCATCTGTCGCAGCAGGATGCCGATTGATTTGAAAGGCAGCTTTATCCCGACAGCATGAGAGAGAGGCCAACATCAGTCTGGCTGGAGGTCTGGTGAAAGGAAAGCTTTGAATTTagagaatttaaaatgatttgtagATTTTAAAACTAAGGGATTGAGTAGAActaagttattttatttcagttgaaCTATTAGGAACAGTTATTTTACGAAACCCGAACATTATTCTGTGTTTTGGTTTACTCGAGATTTAACGCAAGATGGAGTTCTTGGGTGGTGTGGAACGTGTTCAGTGTCCTGCAGGAGTTGTCGGGCGGTGTGGAATGTGTTCAGTGTCCTGCAGTCCAGGCTTTCACTGCGGAGCTCGCCAGTTTGACATCTTGAGTGATTTTCCTCAGCCTCTAGTTTCTCTCCCTCACGATCTTGCGCTCCTCTGGCAGCAGTTTCTCGTTGTTGGCGATCTTGGCGAGGATCTCGGCGTGCTGTTTCATCTTGCGCAGGTCGGCGATGCGGTCCTCGAAGCCCGGGCgggcctcctcttcctcgttgcGGATGAGCAGCTCGATGTAGGCGGCCGTGGACAGAGCGTTGGGCTTCAGGGCGATCTCCTCCAGCCGCGCCAGGCAGTTGGAGGACAGCCTGATCAGCTGCATGATCCGGTCCTCGATCGTCTCGAAGTCCATTTCGATTTTCTCGAGCATCTCCTTCGTCGACGTGAACTTGCCGGAAGCCTTAATGATTTCGCTCAGCTTCACCGAGATCTGCCCGGCCGAGATCTGAGGCAGCAGCCTCGCCATCGCCGTCTCCAGCCTCTCGCGCTCCTCCAGGACTTTCTTCGTCAGCGCCAAGTCCTTCCCCTCCGTCTTCTCCAGGGTTTGGAAAAACCTCTTCAGCTGCTTCACGTGGTTCGTCCAGACGATTTTCTCCAGCTTGTTCTTGTCCTCTTCCTCGTCATCACTCCCGGAGCCCTCCCTGTTGGAATCTGTGTTGGGCCTCTCGTTTTGCGTGTAAAGGGCGGAGGAATCCCTCCTGGTTGTGGAGCTCATAGGACGTCACAATGGAGGTGTGACTCTCCGCCTGCGAGCGGTTGGTCTCCTCGTGGATCAGCTTGAATCGAAACCGTCACGATGGAGGTCTGACTCTCCGCCTGCGAGCGGTTGGTCTCCTCGTGGATCAGCTTGAATCGAAACCGATCCTCCCACTGCACGCCCAGGATGTAATTGATCATCGCGTTGATGAGGGTGGTCTTCCCTGCCCCCGTGGCCCCCAGAAGGATGATGACCTTATTGTTCCCTTCTTCTACTTTCCTGCCGAACGCGAAGCGCTGGAAATGCTGCTCGTCGGTGGGCTCCTGTTCCAGCGACAGCCTGTATAAGGAAGGCTGCCCGCACTCTATCAAAGTGGAGAAGTTTAGGAAGTGGTCGCTCTGTACTTTAACACGACTGACGTCCCCTGACTTGACTCTGCTGTCCTTCGGGATTGTTATTGGAGTCTCGGGGCTCGGTGGACTCTGTAGCCCCTGTAGGTACGAGCAGCCTGTGCCAGAGATTTCTGTAAGACCAGCTTGTACTCCACGCACAGGTCTTTAAACTGCAGGAGTTTCTGGTTCATCTCTGGAAACTGGATCGCAATCGTGTCTTTCATCAGGTCTTGGCACCGCGCGATATAATCATCCATTTCGTCTAAAATACGCTGCGATCGGTGAACTAACCCGATGCTGACGATTGTggcaggtcacctcagtgtgagtctctcacctggaatcagtgtgtctgtcagggtcatacagctggagacaggtcaccttagtgtgaatctctcacctggaatcggCAGTCATACAGCATCCCCAGCTGGAAGGGGCGTCCGAGTGTGGCCACCTCGATGGTTTCTGAGTCCGACATAGCTCTGGAGCCTGGGTTCGTTACTGAAATCAAACCCAACACAGAGATGTTAAATGATTAACATCACAACCTTTGTACATGATTTCAAAGTCATGCACCAACCTGGCTTGATCATGTTGATAAAATGCTGCGTTTTGACATTCTGTTCTTAACAGCCGTATCAGCTGGACAGATAAAAGTGCAAAgatcattgtttttattgttggcATAGCAGGTATGAGGCTCCACTGGAGCCATAAAACATTGTGCATTATAAAACGATATCTATGTATCTATGTACCATTATACAAtctgtttaaagtttttttaaattcctaagTGATGAGATATACCAGAAACGTTCATATCAGGCGGCGCCCAAGACTTCATTCTGCCCTGGTGAGTTAATCATTAACTGAACCCACTAAATATTTTATCAAGGGCCACTGAGAGGACATAGTCCTGCCCTTCAGATCAgcaggaagagaaggagagagagatggcagCGTGTAGGAGCTCAGCGCTCAGCCCTGGTGAGTTTTCTCTTGTTCTGCCTGTCAGAGTGTCATAAAGGGAGTCACTGAGGGTCTCTTCTctgtcacagagcacagcagcagctggagaagtgtcttcctgtctgctgagagtgtgttctgtctgtcagacacacagggtCTGAACTTGGAGATAGAGACAGGAGCTGATGtactttcactttctcttgTCAGAGATCAGGGATCAGTACTGTCAACTCAAGCTGTTTGGAAtgtactaaatattttaataaggtgTTTATTTAAGGTAAAATGATTGATGTAAAACCTGACCGTGTGCTGATGGTATTGGATTCACACTGTTAGTATTCATGATGCTCAGACACGCTCAGATATGATCGTTTCCTGTTTGTTGCTCAGAGGTTGTGTTTGTTGTACAGCTGATAATACCAGAGAGGAATCAGTACAGATGAACAACAGAGGAATTTATTTGGCCCATAATTAGTAGTGATTCCAGgttctcctgtcctgactgggcagcttgttcccctctcccacccctctctgtgtacagtagagcctcctgtcctgactggaggagctcacccagctatgtctggagagaagccagggtatcagcctgttcccctctcccacctctctctgtgtacagtagagcctcccacTCCTGATTTTAAGTCTTAGTGTTGCTTTGAGTTTCAGTGTTAATTCTGAGGAACTCTGAGGTGTCAGTATCTAACTGGTCTTTAATGATGACTGACTGTCACTGAGGATGTTGAATATTGTGTATATATGTGGTTCACTATCTTcaccctgtcagtgtgggacactcccttcagactaaagagactcagttcctccagattgtcagtttcactgtttttaaactaacATCATGCTAGTTCTCTTCAGTGTGGATCACAGTAGATAGTTTCTAAGCGGTTTGAAACTATACAACACACAGATTTCCCAGCCAGGTGGCTGAGTCCCAAACATGTCTTtatgaaatgtgacattttagacTCGCTAGTGAAGAATCAGGACAGACTGaatgattttacagtttttttacatgtatttttaaaataaggtggTATAAAGGTTCATTCTGAACACAGGAGTCCCATATGTGTCTGAACTGCCATTGGATACTCAGTGTTAGGGGGACTCTACAGGGCCCTCCAGAAGTATTGGTgcccttggtaaagatgagcaagGAAAGAGTTGGGAAAAATGTCGATTTATCAGATGAGAGAAATCTAAACTTTCAGTGAGGTTAAAttattctaagaaaaaaaattgtgatgaaaaataaacatgtactaTTGAGAGAacagttaaatatatatatatattacataaatTGCAAGAATACAGAATAAGAATGTTGTAAGAATACAGTCTGATTACCTAACattaacagaacatttttgtATACCACAGAGAATACACAGAAAATTAATCTCAATAATCTGTGATTTTCCTCTGTCACAGGGCAGGGACAATAGAAAAGATATAGAAAAGTTTTTATCGTGAATTTTAAATGGGATGAAGAGTGAAGATAGATGTGATGAGAACTTTATCATGTAAATAATCTGTGATCTTTCTCTCTGACAGGGGAGGAACAGGCTGATGCCCATGAGGCACCACAGCGTCTCTCAGAGATCAGGATCGTGCTGCTGGGCCAGAGATTGTCTGagaagagctcagcaggaaacaccatcctgggcagAGAGGAGTTTGTCACTGAGGGAGTAACTGAGGAGTGTgtgaagagagagggagaagtaGCTGGGAGGCAGATCACTGTGGTTGACACTCCAGGGTACTCCTCTTTTCCACGTATAATAAGGACTGATCCACAGCATGTCAGAGAGGAGGTTGtgcgcagtgtgtctctgtgtcccccaggaccCCACGCTCTCCTCCTGGTGATTGATCTGGACTCAGCCACAGACTGGAGATCAGTGAAGAAATATCTGGAGCTTCTCAGTGAGAGAGTCTGGAGACACACAATAGTGCTGTTCACCTGGGgggacacactgagagacataACCATTGAGCAGCACATTGAGAGAGAAGGGAAGAAGCTCCAGTATCTGGTGGagaagtgtgggaacaggtatcatgttctcaacaacaagaacaggggcgaccgcactcaggtcacagagctgctggagaagatagagGACATGGTGGCAGGAAACTATGGGCTGTACTTCACCACTGACATCaaagaaataaacactgaacGAGAGATAGAGGAGccgagacagagggaggaggagagacagagagagacaggagctgagacagaggttggaggaggagagacagagagagaca belongs to Lepisosteus oculatus isolate fLepOcu1 chromosome 14, fLepOcu1.hap2, whole genome shotgun sequence and includes:
- the LOC138243459 gene encoding GTPase IMAP family member 9-like; translated protein: MAACRSSALSPGEEQADAHEAPQRLSEIRIVLLGQRLSEKSSAGNTILGREEFVTEGVTEECVKREGEVAGRQITVVDTPGYSSFPRIIRTDPQHVREEVVRSVSLCPPGPHALLLVIDLDSATDWRSVKKYLELLSERVWRHTIVLFTWGDTLRDITIEQHIEREGKKLQYLVEKCGNRYHVLNNKNRGDRTQVTELLEKIEDMVAGNYGLYFTTDIKEINTEREIEEPRQREEERQRETGAETEVGGGETERDRGAETEGGGETERDRGAETDGGGETEELIQRDRGAETEGGGETERDRGAETEGGGETERERGAETEGGGETERDRGAETEV